The Leptospira brenneri genome includes a window with the following:
- a CDS encoding LIC10012 family protein, whose translation MSRRPFRIPYLWVLLIFAFFPEFIFAKEISILPAYISGEVPAVLGTRREAGFELSRLSRHYLKRNFFTEITDPKVVENLLNESEWNEEGELKDQDLYSYCNEWDSHFVVQDQIDFGNPILVKTIIFNCKNQTRQTIQSKLISNFVLAYEKHNEKSFRFLPPRFYEKKNKVAPNYEINVFIDINSSYAYYKKDVLKSLNSLYDQDGLFLGVTLIKKDKTITIPPTKDHIEIKKLMEETGWQGNNQSESIVSALQGLRSKIASGKKESRKLFLLLSPNTKDKSGSIIMALNDLRHMEIEPVLLVPNHSELTTIRELQRIGKASNSRVVGITEYQKIGTSEGYEYLYLNQFNVYSSIDELAMPFNWNQNQVKKYDASLVRAAVDVITPYNLYLAYEKISDKRVLEKEEIKTDLEYILRTESNTDQTEKDRFQTVLVESKGEAIWIQLPYDVVVTKGKEYLIQTTFVLDPLSTWGVKNAPAETNLLKINTTYPKTLMVKPSQAKKFLDMNKIREFNGYLQGTVSVIKKK comes from the coding sequence ATGTCTCGCCGACCATTCCGAATTCCCTATTTATGGGTTCTCCTTATATTTGCGTTCTTTCCCGAATTTATTTTTGCGAAAGAAATTTCTATCCTACCTGCTTATATTTCTGGCGAAGTTCCAGCGGTTCTAGGAACAAGGCGTGAGGCTGGATTTGAGTTGTCCCGCCTTTCACGACACTACCTAAAAAGAAATTTTTTTACTGAAATCACAGACCCAAAGGTTGTAGAAAATTTATTAAATGAATCAGAGTGGAACGAAGAGGGCGAACTAAAAGACCAAGATTTGTATTCTTATTGTAATGAATGGGATTCGCATTTTGTAGTACAGGACCAAATTGATTTCGGAAATCCAATTCTTGTAAAAACAATTATTTTCAATTGTAAAAATCAAACGAGACAAACAATCCAATCAAAACTTATTTCAAACTTTGTTTTGGCTTATGAAAAACATAATGAAAAAAGTTTCCGATTTTTGCCACCAAGGTTTTACGAAAAGAAAAACAAAGTAGCTCCTAATTATGAAATCAATGTTTTCATAGATATTAATTCTTCTTATGCTTACTACAAAAAAGATGTTTTAAAGAGCCTTAACTCTTTGTATGACCAAGATGGTTTGTTTTTAGGTGTGACTCTTATCAAAAAAGATAAAACCATTACGATCCCACCAACAAAAGATCATATTGAAATTAAAAAGTTAATGGAAGAGACCGGTTGGCAAGGTAACAACCAATCGGAATCAATTGTATCCGCTTTGCAAGGATTAAGATCAAAAATTGCTTCCGGAAAAAAAGAATCCAGAAAACTATTTTTACTTCTTTCTCCTAACACTAAAGACAAATCTGGGTCGATCATTATGGCGCTTAATGATCTAAGGCATATGGAAATTGAACCAGTGTTGTTGGTTCCTAACCATTCAGAACTGACAACGATTAGAGAATTACAACGTATTGGAAAAGCAAGTAATAGTCGAGTGGTAGGAATTACAGAATACCAGAAGATCGGTACTTCAGAAGGATATGAATACCTTTACCTAAATCAGTTTAATGTTTATTCCTCGATAGATGAGTTAGCAATGCCTTTCAATTGGAACCAGAACCAAGTTAAAAAATACGATGCATCCCTAGTGCGTGCAGCTGTGGATGTAATTACACCGTATAATCTTTATCTTGCTTATGAAAAGATTTCTGACAAACGTGTTTTGGAAAAAGAAGAAATCAAAACAGATTTGGAATATATATTACGAACAGAATCGAATACTGATCAAACGGAAAAAGATAGATTTCAAACGGTTCTTGTTGAATCAAAAGGCGAAGCTATTTGGATTCAACTACCTTATGATGTAGTCGTGACCAAGGGAAAAGAATATTTGATCCAAACTACATTTGTTTTAGATCCTCTCTCAACTTGGGGGGTTAAAAATGCACCGGCGGAGACAAACCTTCTAAAGATCAATACTACATATCCTAAAACATTAATGGTGAAACCTTCCCAGGCTAAAAAGTTTTTAGATATGAATAAGATTAGAGAGTTCAACGGTTATCTACAAGGGACAGTGAGTGTCATTAAAAAGAAATAA
- a CDS encoding lipoprotein LipL21, translating to MKKSLIVCASLIAFVVSCGSNDGGRRDATTVGKNGWIFEGWACAPDAAAAKRGESPAEYCKGKEKEFDYLYMKFSARASDKAIKANSVAMKQSTCREAARLQVAGDGLKKILGEYLEQASGVSDGQSTGSVIVSESKGIIKGVGVYDCCSLNNDTGICANVGEPETWEECQCVGYLRYAGGQKALEAKATAAQ from the coding sequence ATGAAGAAATCGCTTATCGTATGTGCCTCTCTAATCGCATTTGTTGTATCTTGCGGATCCAATGATGGAGGCAGAAGAGACGCTACGACCGTAGGTAAAAATGGTTGGATTTTTGAAGGTTGGGCTTGTGCACCTGATGCAGCTGCTGCAAAACGTGGTGAAAGCCCTGCTGAATATTGCAAAGGGAAAGAGAAAGAATTCGATTATCTTTACATGAAATTTTCTGCACGTGCTTCTGACAAAGCAATCAAAGCTAACTCAGTTGCTATGAAACAATCCACTTGCCGTGAAGCAGCTCGTCTTCAAGTTGCTGGTGATGGTTTGAAAAAAATCTTAGGTGAATACTTAGAACAAGCTTCAGGTGTATCTGATGGTCAATCCACAGGTTCCGTAATTGTTTCTGAATCAAAAGGTATCATCAAAGGAGTTGGAGTTTATGACTGCTGCTCACTTAACAACGATACAGGAATTTGTGCAAATGTTGGCGAACCTGAGACTTGGGAAGAATGTCAGTGTGTTGGATACTTGCGTTATGCGGGTGGACAAAAAGCTCTTGAAGCAAAAGCAACTGCAGCTCAGTAA
- a CDS encoding PilZ domain-containing protein, whose product MADSKQSIFSDSYSKYGGVKQKRKDARVKLDVPCTVELVKSKNTPVTGHLSDLGTGGLAFQTTAIFYEGDQVKIQFSLHQNPLEIIGTVHRTAGKTTSVIFKPLAAAEHKVVQEFIHKHYFDPKLKK is encoded by the coding sequence ATGGCAGATTCAAAACAGTCGATATTTTCCGATAGTTATAGTAAATACGGTGGAGTGAAACAAAAACGAAAAGATGCACGTGTGAAGTTAGATGTACCTTGCACTGTAGAACTCGTAAAATCAAAAAACACACCTGTGACTGGACATCTTTCTGATTTAGGAACAGGGGGACTAGCTTTTCAAACAACTGCTATTTTTTATGAAGGGGACCAAGTAAAGATTCAATTTTCGCTCCACCAAAATCCATTAGAAATTATTGGAACGGTTCATCGAACGGCAGGAAAAACAACTTCAGTGATCTTTAAACCTTTAGCTGCAGCAGAACATAAAGTAGTTCAAGAATTCATTCATAAACATTACTTTGATCCTAAGTTAAAAAAGTAA
- a CDS encoding tRNA dihydrouridine synthase: MITIGNVTIKGDVVLSPMAGISDSPYRQITRRFGSAFAYTEFVSTEQLLMGNTKSLDMFRYLEKERPIFFQIFGSDLDTVVNASEIAASKNPDVIDLNMGCSVAKVSHHGSGAGLLRNVRLAGEMIEGIRKKTGLPVTAKIRLGWDANSLNYLETVKVLEGSGVSAISVHGRTKAMAYTGFADWNAIGEIKSKATVPIFGNGDVASFSEAMVKKKKYGVDLVLIGRKAIGNPWIFSETPKEKISWREIKEIILEHLNLMLDFYPSEDDYALILFRKHFIRYIENTGFPEEIKRELLSITNVNQFIDRLESVQIDSKFLETSEIKNENINCETFVSLV; the protein is encoded by the coding sequence ATGATTACCATCGGGAATGTAACAATCAAAGGTGACGTTGTTCTTTCTCCGATGGCTGGTATTTCCGACAGCCCGTATAGACAAATTACAAGACGGTTTGGTTCTGCCTTTGCTTATACAGAATTTGTCTCCACAGAACAGTTGTTAATGGGAAATACAAAATCCCTGGATATGTTTCGTTATTTGGAAAAAGAGAGACCTATTTTTTTTCAAATCTTTGGTTCCGATTTAGATACGGTTGTGAATGCATCAGAAATTGCTGCTTCCAAAAATCCTGATGTGATCGATCTGAATATGGGATGTTCTGTGGCCAAAGTTTCGCATCACGGCTCAGGAGCAGGTCTTTTGCGAAATGTTCGTTTGGCAGGCGAAATGATCGAAGGAATCCGCAAAAAAACAGGTCTACCGGTTACTGCCAAGATTCGTCTCGGATGGGATGCTAATTCCTTAAACTACTTAGAAACAGTCAAAGTATTAGAAGGATCAGGTGTATCGGCAATTTCGGTTCATGGCAGAACAAAAGCAATGGCATATACTGGATTTGCCGATTGGAATGCGATTGGCGAGATTAAATCCAAGGCTACTGTTCCTATCTTTGGAAATGGAGATGTGGCAAGTTTTTCTGAAGCAATGGTTAAGAAAAAAAAGTATGGGGTCGACCTTGTTCTTATTGGTCGCAAGGCCATTGGAAACCCATGGATTTTCTCGGAAACACCAAAGGAAAAAATTTCTTGGAGAGAGATCAAAGAAATCATTCTCGAACATTTAAATTTGATGTTAGATTTTTATCCGTCTGAAGATGATTATGCTTTGATACTTTTTCGGAAACATTTTATACGATATATAGAAAATACTGGTTTCCCTGAAGAAATCAAAAGAGAATTATTATCCATTACAAATGTGAATCAATTTATAGATAGATTAGAATCTGTGCAGATAGATTCTAAATTTTTGGAAACAAGCGAAATAAAAAACGAGAATATCAACTGTGAAACGTTTGTTAGTCTCGTATAA
- the gyrA gene encoding DNA gyrase subunit A, which produces MTEQNGQENESNKTLALNLSGRPDVAGALKAGVRVIPVEIEDQMKEAYLDYAMSVIVGRALPDVRDGLKPVHRRVLHAMNERGWRSDRPYVKSAKIVGEVIGNYHPHGDAPVYETMVRMAQTFSMREILIDGQGNFGSVDGDNAAAYRYTEAKLTKLAEELLRDIEKNTVSFSPNFDDTRQQPDVLPANFPNILVNGSTGIAVGMATNIPPHNLKEAVNAVIALIQNPDITLPELMKIIPGPDFPTGGTIIGGEGLYQAYATGKGSIRIRSKVEIIENNKGREIIVVNEIPYQVNKKNLLEKIGELVNEKIIEGISEILDLSDRKGIRVEIHVKKDANAQVILNQLFKLTQLQVSYGITMLAILDNRPKIFSLKEILKAYANHRNEVVVKRTEFDLDKAQKRAHILEGLRIALDNIDEVIRIIRASKDVKEAQSSLMATFSLSEIQADAILEMRLQRLTSLEVQKIIEELEQVRLLIADLEDILAKPERVKSIICDELGKVATSFGNNRTTDISLESLESSTFNAEDLIADEEVVVQLSEDMFIKRLPMDTFRRQKRGGKGVQGISTKREDFVKKLSSAMTHDNLMLFSNKGRAFLMKVYELPIGSKEARGKSLKAVINLNEDEIITSLFTFRNFDESYLLMVTREGFVKKIQLDEFTNTKKSGIIAIGLRDGDELIDVIANPNNYDVFIGSKNGLAIRMNLNELRSQGRTASGVTAMKLEDDDAIAGITKVEPGTNLFCVSENGFGKRTDFEEFSTKGRGGKGMTYLKIGEKNGRAVGISSVKEEDELLVITQSGMAIRVEVKTISMVGRSAMGVKVVNTKDDDFVKDFAVVRDSETESE; this is translated from the coding sequence ATGACCGAACAAAACGGCCAAGAAAACGAATCAAACAAAACCTTAGCACTGAATCTTTCCGGTAGACCAGACGTTGCAGGAGCCTTAAAAGCTGGCGTGAGGGTCATTCCGGTTGAAATCGAAGATCAAATGAAGGAAGCTTACCTTGATTATGCGATGAGCGTAATTGTTGGTCGTGCTCTTCCTGATGTTCGTGATGGATTAAAACCAGTTCACAGACGTGTGCTCCATGCGATGAATGAGAGAGGTTGGAGATCGGATCGTCCTTATGTAAAATCAGCAAAGATTGTAGGGGAAGTGATTGGTAACTACCACCCGCACGGTGATGCACCTGTATACGAAACTATGGTTCGTATGGCTCAAACTTTCTCTATGCGAGAAATTCTCATCGATGGTCAAGGTAACTTTGGATCTGTTGATGGTGACAATGCGGCTGCTTATCGTTATACCGAAGCAAAACTCACAAAACTTGCAGAAGAACTTCTAAGAGATATTGAAAAAAATACTGTTAGTTTTTCGCCAAACTTTGATGACACAAGACAACAACCGGATGTATTACCTGCTAATTTTCCAAACATTTTAGTGAATGGATCTACGGGGATTGCCGTCGGTATGGCGACCAATATACCTCCGCATAACTTAAAAGAAGCGGTCAATGCAGTCATAGCCCTCATTCAAAATCCCGATATTACTCTTCCTGAGTTAATGAAAATCATTCCTGGACCGGATTTCCCTACGGGGGGAACGATTATCGGTGGGGAAGGTCTTTACCAAGCGTATGCGACAGGAAAAGGTTCCATTCGAATTCGTTCCAAGGTAGAAATTATCGAAAATAACAAGGGTCGCGAGATCATTGTTGTTAATGAAATTCCATACCAAGTAAACAAAAAGAACTTACTCGAAAAAATCGGGGAGCTTGTGAATGAGAAGATCATAGAAGGTATTTCTGAAATTTTAGATCTTTCTGATAGAAAGGGAATTCGAGTTGAGATTCATGTCAAAAAAGATGCTAACGCTCAAGTCATTCTGAATCAACTTTTCAAACTCACACAGTTGCAGGTGAGTTATGGAATCACAATGCTTGCGATTTTGGACAACCGTCCCAAAATCTTTTCTTTAAAAGAAATTCTAAAAGCTTATGCTAACCATAGAAATGAAGTTGTTGTCAAACGAACTGAATTTGATTTAGATAAAGCCCAAAAAAGAGCTCATATCTTAGAAGGGCTTCGTATTGCATTAGATAATATCGATGAAGTCATTCGAATCATCCGAGCTTCTAAAGATGTAAAAGAAGCGCAAAGCTCCCTCATGGCGACTTTCTCTCTTTCGGAAATCCAAGCGGACGCCATTTTGGAAATGCGTTTACAACGTTTAACTTCATTAGAAGTACAGAAGATCATTGAAGAATTAGAACAAGTGCGACTCCTCATTGCAGATTTGGAAGATATCCTTGCTAAACCAGAACGAGTGAAATCAATTATTTGTGATGAATTAGGTAAAGTAGCAACATCTTTTGGAAACAATCGCACAACAGATATTAGTTTAGAATCATTAGAGTCCTCTACATTTAATGCAGAAGATTTGATTGCTGATGAAGAAGTTGTGGTTCAACTTTCGGAGGATATGTTTATTAAACGTCTTCCGATGGACACTTTCCGCCGTCAAAAACGCGGTGGGAAGGGTGTACAAGGAATCTCTACCAAACGAGAAGACTTTGTTAAAAAACTGAGTAGTGCCATGACTCATGACAACTTGATGCTTTTCTCGAACAAAGGTCGAGCTTTCCTCATGAAAGTCTATGAATTACCGATTGGTTCTAAAGAAGCACGAGGAAAATCACTCAAAGCAGTGATCAACTTAAATGAGGATGAAATCATTACATCATTATTTACTTTTAGAAATTTTGATGAGTCTTATCTCCTTATGGTGACAAGAGAAGGGTTTGTGAAAAAAATCCAATTGGATGAATTTACAAATACTAAAAAATCGGGAATCATTGCGATTGGGCTTCGTGATGGAGATGAACTCATTGATGTGATTGCCAATCCAAATAATTACGATGTATTTATTGGAAGTAAAAATGGTCTCGCCATACGAATGAATTTGAATGAACTCCGCTCACAAGGTAGAACTGCATCTGGTGTCACTGCGATGAAGTTAGAGGATGACGATGCGATTGCAGGGATCACCAAAGTAGAACCAGGAACTAATTTATTCTGCGTTTCCGAAAATGGATTTGGAAAACGAACGGATTTTGAAGAATTTTCTACCAAGGGTCGTGGTGGCAAAGGGATGACCTATTTAAAAATTGGTGAAAAAAATGGACGCGCAGTCGGAATTTCATCTGTAAAAGAAGAAGATGAACTCCTTGTGATCACTCAATCGGGTATGGCAATTCGTGTGGAAGTCAAAACCATTTCGATGGTGGGTCGCTCGGCTATGGGTGTTAAAGTTGTAAACACAAAGGATGACGACTTTGTAAAAGACTTTGCTGTTGTGCGAGACTCGGAAACTGAATCAGAATAA
- the gyrB gene encoding DNA topoisomerase (ATP-hydrolyzing) subunit B, with product MSNQTDQNAYSASKIKILEGLEAVRKRPGMYIGTQDESGLHKMVYEVVDNSVDEAMAGHCTEIDVRILPDHIIEVKDNGRGIPTGIHPDKGKSTIEVVLTILHAGGKFENDAYKVSGGLHGVGVSVVNALSTYLEVEVHQDGKLHYQKYQAGVPLEDVKVIGDTTHRGTVVRFKADDTIFTTVDFSFDTLSARFREIAFLNKGLLIRIEDKRKEEIAKHEFKFDGGIVSFVEYITESKHPLHKVLHFVGEKENVWAEIALQYCDTYSENIFCFTNAINNNLGGTHLEGFRTALTRTLNDHLKKDQVLFKKQPNGLQGDDIKEGLCAVISIKIPQPQFNSQTKEKLVNAEVKGLMQTITGEGLNRFFEENPAVIKKILEKGILASKAREAARRARDLTRRKTVLEGGGLPGKLADCSEKDPEHCELYLVEGDSAGGSAKQGRDRNTQAILPLKGKILNVEKARLDKILSNDEIRTLITVMGTGIGDDEFNIDKLRYKKIIIMTDADVDGSHIRTLLLTFFFRYMKPIIETGSLFVAQPPLYLLKFGREAVYVYSDREKDEILKARPNDKVTIQRYKGLGEMNPEQLWDTTMDPKERVMLQVKLQDFVEAEDTFNILMGDEVSPRRRFIEANSYKVANLDL from the coding sequence ATGTCCAATCAAACCGATCAAAACGCCTATTCGGCATCGAAAATTAAGATTCTAGAGGGTCTAGAGGCGGTCCGGAAACGCCCCGGAATGTATATTGGAACCCAGGATGAGTCTGGACTCCATAAGATGGTTTATGAGGTTGTGGACAACTCTGTTGACGAAGCAATGGCTGGGCACTGTACAGAGATTGATGTTCGTATTCTCCCTGATCATATCATAGAAGTAAAAGACAATGGTCGTGGAATTCCAACAGGAATTCACCCAGATAAGGGTAAGTCCACTATTGAAGTGGTGCTTACTATTTTACATGCTGGTGGAAAGTTTGAAAATGATGCTTATAAAGTTTCCGGTGGTCTTCATGGGGTGGGTGTTTCTGTAGTAAACGCTCTTTCTACTTATTTGGAAGTGGAAGTACACCAAGATGGAAAATTACATTATCAAAAATACCAAGCAGGTGTTCCTCTAGAAGATGTAAAAGTCATAGGGGATACAACACACCGTGGAACGGTTGTTCGCTTTAAAGCAGACGATACTATTTTTACAACTGTTGATTTTTCTTTTGATACTCTCTCTGCGCGTTTTAGAGAAATCGCCTTTTTAAATAAAGGCCTTCTCATTCGTATTGAAGATAAAAGAAAGGAAGAAATCGCCAAACACGAGTTTAAATTTGATGGTGGAATTGTTTCCTTTGTGGAATACATCACAGAATCAAAACACCCTCTTCATAAAGTTTTACACTTTGTGGGAGAAAAAGAAAATGTTTGGGCTGAGATTGCTCTCCAATACTGTGATACCTATAGCGAAAATATATTTTGTTTTACCAATGCAATAAATAATAACCTAGGTGGAACTCACTTAGAAGGTTTTCGAACAGCTTTAACGAGAACATTAAACGATCATTTAAAGAAAGATCAGGTTCTTTTTAAAAAACAGCCTAATGGTTTGCAAGGGGATGATATCAAAGAAGGACTTTGTGCCGTCATTTCGATTAAAATCCCTCAACCACAGTTTAACTCACAAACAAAAGAAAAGTTGGTAAATGCAGAAGTAAAAGGTCTAATGCAGACCATTACGGGAGAAGGACTCAATCGTTTCTTCGAAGAAAATCCTGCTGTCATCAAAAAGATTTTAGAAAAAGGTATCTTAGCGTCAAAAGCGAGAGAAGCAGCTCGCCGGGCACGTGACCTTACGAGACGAAAAACAGTTTTAGAAGGTGGTGGCCTTCCAGGAAAACTTGCGGATTGTTCAGAGAAAGATCCTGAACATTGCGAGTTGTATCTTGTCGAGGGGGATTCGGCTGGTGGTTCTGCGAAACAAGGTCGCGATCGAAATACACAAGCGATTCTTCCACTCAAAGGTAAAATTCTCAACGTAGAAAAAGCTCGCTTGGACAAAATCCTTTCGAATGATGAAATTAGAACACTCATCACTGTTATGGGAACAGGAATCGGTGATGATGAATTTAATATCGATAAACTCCGATACAAAAAAATCATTATTATGACAGATGCGGATGTGGACGGATCTCACATTCGAACTCTTCTTCTTACTTTTTTCTTTCGTTATATGAAACCCATTATCGAAACGGGTTCGTTGTTTGTCGCACAACCTCCGTTATACCTTCTGAAGTTTGGTCGAGAGGCAGTTTATGTTTATTCGGATCGGGAAAAGGATGAAATTTTAAAAGCCAGACCAAACGATAAAGTAACCATCCAACGATACAAAGGACTTGGAGAGATGAATCCAGAACAACTTTGGGATACCACAATGGATCCGAAAGAACGTGTTATGTTACAAGTGAAGTTACAAGATTTTGTAGAGGCTGAGGATACATTCAATATCCTTATGGGGGATGAAGTTTCCCCTCGTCGTCGTTTCATTGAAGCGAATTCTTACAAAGTTGCAAATTTAGACCTTTAA
- a CDS encoding DUF721 domain-containing protein, whose product MKKVELSELFQSLEKLGMDRESVFRDQILKTIRLRWNEIVGEYFGKQSFPKSIDGKKLTVVCRHSMISQELEFQKAEILTKANSITNPVLLEKIYFKTGNEFQNPRS is encoded by the coding sequence ATGAAAAAAGTCGAACTCTCAGAACTCTTTCAAAGTTTAGAAAAACTCGGTATGGACAGGGAATCTGTCTTTCGGGACCAGATTCTGAAAACCATACGCCTTCGTTGGAATGAGATCGTAGGGGAGTATTTTGGAAAACAAAGTTTCCCAAAATCAATTGATGGTAAAAAACTCACAGTTGTTTGTCGTCATTCCATGATTTCGCAAGAATTAGAGTTCCAAAAGGCCGAAATTTTGACTAAGGCAAACTCAATTACGAACCCGGTTTTATTGGAAAAAATTTACTTTAAAACAGGGAACGAATTCCAAAATCCTAGGTCTTAA
- the recF gene encoding DNA replication/repair protein RecF (All proteins in this family for which functions are known are DNA-binding proteins that assist the filamentation of RecA onto DNA for the initiation of recombination or recombinational repair.), with the protein MFLKKIYIKNFRNHEETALTFRSRLIFFIGNNGEGKTNLLESISLLSYLKSFRESDQNQLLRWDTKDTFIRAEFESEENDYLFEYGIEHSYSKRKKLKVNGEEFKKISDYVGYFRSIVMSPPDILIIEDGNVERRRFLDAFISSTNRYYLKQLIEYERLIKQRNAALKKENSTDREIGIWDEPIVNHDAEIREIRTKTIETLAGYFHKNLQQLSSGKDPFFLTYKPNISSKEEHKQKLIDNLRKDRAIGYTSCGNHRDQLPIGFDEKDLSGFGSQGQKRSAVIALKTACFQMIRDTTGEAPVLLIDDIIRELDVKRREYFVNLISECGQAFFTTTDLEGINEYVGNLTLDKEIYQVEAGKVKVFLEK; encoded by the coding sequence ATGTTTCTAAAGAAAATTTACATAAAGAATTTTCGTAATCACGAAGAAACAGCACTTACATTTCGATCACGTCTTATCTTTTTTATTGGTAACAATGGAGAAGGTAAGACAAACCTTCTCGAATCTATTTCCCTATTATCCTATTTAAAAAGTTTTCGTGAATCGGATCAAAATCAACTCCTTCGTTGGGACACAAAAGATACATTCATTCGTGCTGAATTTGAATCAGAAGAAAATGATTATTTATTTGAATATGGAATTGAACATTCTTACTCCAAAAGAAAGAAACTAAAAGTTAACGGAGAAGAGTTTAAAAAAATCTCTGACTATGTAGGATACTTTCGATCCATTGTGATGAGTCCACCTGACATTCTGATCATTGAAGATGGGAACGTTGAAAGAAGACGGTTTTTAGATGCTTTTATTTCTTCCACCAATCGTTATTATTTAAAACAACTCATTGAATATGAAAGATTGATCAAACAACGTAACGCCGCTTTAAAAAAAGAAAACTCTACAGATCGTGAAATTGGAATTTGGGATGAACCGATCGTAAACCACGATGCAGAAATTCGAGAAATCAGAACCAAAACCATTGAAACTCTTGCGGGATATTTTCATAAAAATTTACAGCAACTAAGTTCAGGAAAAGACCCTTTCTTTTTAACTTATAAACCAAATATATCTTCTAAGGAAGAACACAAACAAAAACTTATCGATAATCTTAGAAAGGATAGGGCTATTGGTTATACCAGTTGTGGAAATCATAGAGACCAACTTCCGATTGGATTTGATGAGAAAGATTTAAGTGGGTTTGGATCCCAAGGGCAAAAACGAAGTGCTGTTATCGCTCTCAAAACCGCATGTTTTCAAATGATTCGTGACACAACAGGGGAAGCTCCGGTTTTACTCATTGACGATATCATTCGGGAGTTAGATGTCAAAAGAAGAGAATACTTTGTAAATTTGATTTCTGAATGTGGACAGGCATTTTTTACCACCACAGATTTAGAAGGTATCAATGAATATGTTGGAAACCTAACACTTGATAAAGAAATCTACCAAGTCGAAGCCGGCAAAGTGAAGGTTTTTTTAGAGAAATGA
- the dnaN gene encoding DNA polymerase III subunit beta, whose product MKFTVNTTEFLKAINSVDGVISVREIKSALSNLKIQTGDNEVYLSATDLEIAIKTSVPSTIGEKGTASLPAKQLSSIFKNLNFDTSLLTTTDQAENSETTITDASGKMDTKFKVNGIDSEDIKTIPKVDEASVVEFPCQTIREMFRKTSYAMAIEETRFVFNGLFLKPDNTDLIVVGTDGRRLSKIVRKFPKQFPFKNGVIIPHKAVREMLKMMEGKETAKIGFVEEQIYVSSGNVELLFKLIDGNFPDYEQVIPKQTSESVRVVKADFLTFLKQALISAEEPSKQIRLAFTKGNVNISSSNPGTMMFDHNMPIEYSGEPITIAFKGDYLSDVVKAVDDPEVILEFTTSSAPVLFKDPSDSDFVSVIMPMKL is encoded by the coding sequence ATGAAATTCACTGTCAATACTACAGAATTCCTAAAAGCAATCAACTCAGTGGATGGAGTCATCTCTGTTCGAGAAATTAAATCGGCACTCTCCAATTTGAAAATCCAAACCGGTGACAATGAAGTTTATCTTTCTGCAACAGATTTAGAGATCGCTATCAAAACTTCTGTTCCATCCACCATTGGAGAAAAAGGGACTGCTTCCCTTCCGGCAAAACAACTTTCGAGTATTTTTAAAAATTTAAACTTTGATACAAGTCTGCTGACTACGACTGACCAAGCGGAAAATTCTGAGACCACCATTACGGATGCATCAGGAAAGATGGACACTAAGTTTAAAGTGAATGGGATTGATTCTGAAGATATCAAAACGATTCCGAAAGTAGATGAAGCAAGCGTTGTTGAATTCCCTTGCCAAACCATTCGTGAGATGTTTCGTAAAACCTCTTATGCAATGGCGATTGAAGAAACTCGTTTTGTATTCAACGGTCTATTTTTAAAACCAGACAATACAGATTTAATTGTAGTGGGAACTGATGGACGTAGACTTTCTAAAATTGTTCGTAAGTTTCCAAAACAATTTCCTTTTAAAAATGGTGTGATCATTCCTCACAAAGCAGTTCGTGAAATGCTTAAGATGATGGAAGGAAAAGAAACTGCTAAAATTGGTTTTGTAGAAGAACAAATTTATGTTTCTTCTGGAAACGTTGAGCTTCTTTTTAAACTCATTGATGGAAACTTTCCTGATTATGAACAAGTCATTCCAAAACAAACATCCGAATCAGTTCGTGTGGTAAAGGCTGACTTTTTAACTTTCTTAAAACAAGCTCTCATTTCTGCAGAAGAACCTTCAAAACAAATTCGTTTGGCTTTTACAAAAGGAAATGTCAATATCAGCTCTTCTAATCCAGGTACGATGATGTTTGATCACAATATGCCAATTGAATACAGTGGAGAACCAATCACCATTGCTTTTAAAGGGGATTATTTGAGCGATGTGGTAAAAGCTGTGGATGATCCTGAAGTAATTTTGGAATTCACAACTTCTAGTGCACCAGTTTTATTTAAGGATCCATCTGATAGTGACTTTGTTTCTGTCATTATGCCAATGAAACTTTAA